The Cucumis melo cultivar AY chromosome 6, USDA_Cmelo_AY_1.0, whole genome shotgun sequence genome includes a region encoding these proteins:
- the LOC103484135 gene encoding probable membrane-associated kinase regulator 6 produces the protein METSQPLSIDSFSYSWLVNIKPSLESSGNNSFRTSLDASDEAASSFIEMDPRMPPSKRFFRNSQDFKFDFPVSPPSLTFVHADQLISNGCLVPFFIDPVKVQKYEDEDFNPNLPKSSHIENDVHPANTSDCSSMRKCRKLSKKVLQKYLSFFKPLYQRIRGHRASSSKPENVGRRSKSMKNWEYSYEASPRISVAYSADDWRRSCDSESSIYEAVLHCKKSIGR, from the exons ATGGAGACATCCCAGCCTCTTTCAATTGACAGCTTTTCATATAGTTGGTTAGTGAATATAAAGCCATCTCTAGAGAGCTCAGGCAACAATTCCTTTAGGACTTCACTTGATGCTTCCGATGAAGCTGCTTCCTCCTTCATCGAGATGGACCCAAGAATGCCACCCTCCAAGAGATTTTTTAGGAACTCTCaagattttaaatttgatttccCTGTCTCGCCGCCTTCTCTCACATTTGTACATGCTGATCAGCTGATTTCCAATGGTTGTCTTGTGCCTTTTTTCATTGATCCAGTGAAAGTTCAGAAATACGAGGATGAAGATTTCAATCCAAATCTTCCAAAATCTTCCCATATAGAAAACGACGTCCATCCAGCCAATACTTCTGACTGCTCGTCAATGAGAAAGTGTCGGAAACTATCGAAGAAAGTGTTGCAAAAGTATTTGAGTTTTTTCAAGCCATTGTACCAAAGAATACGAGGTCATAGAGCATCAAGTTCTAAACCAGAAAATGTTGGTAGAAGATCCAAATCTATGAAGAATTGGGAATATTCATATGAAGCATCGCCGCGGATAAGCGTAGCTTACTCTGCCGATGATTGGCGAAGATCCTGTGATTCTGAGAGCTCAATCTATGAGGCAGTCCTCCATTGCAAGAAATCTATAG GAAGATAA